A single region of the Leucoraja erinacea ecotype New England unplaced genomic scaffold, Leri_hhj_1 Leri_1522S, whole genome shotgun sequence genome encodes:
- the LOC129715925 gene encoding histone H2B-like — protein sequence MPDPPKTKDAVGSLPKTAAKKGAKKALPKSAGKGGKKRRRSRKESYSIYIYKVMKQVHPDTGISSKAMGIMNSFVNDIFERIAGEASRLAHYNKRATISSREIQTAVRLLLPGELAKHAVSEGTKAVTKYTSSK from the coding sequence ATGCCTGATCCGCCGAAAACCAAAgatgctgtaggatctttgccgaAAACAGCCGCCAAGAAGGGCGCAAAGAAAGCTTTGCCGAAATCCGCAGGTAAAGGGGGCAAGAAGCGCAGGAGGTCGAGGAAGGAGAGTTACTCCATCTACATCTACAAAGTGATGAAGCAGGTTCACCCGGATACCGGCATCTCCTCCAAGGCCATGGGCATCATGAACTCGTTCGTCAACGATATTTTCGAGCGTATCGCGGGCGAGGCTTCCCGCCTGGCGCATTATAACAAGCGGGCGACCATCAGCTCCCGAGAGATTCAGACGGCCGTGCGCCTGCTTCTTCCCGGGGAGCTGGCCAAGCACGCCGTGTCGGAAGGGACAAAGGCGGTGACCAAGTACACCAGTTCCAAATAA
- the LOC129715927 gene encoding histone H2AX-like, protein MSGRGKTSGKARAKAKSRSSRAGLQFPVGRVHRHLRKGNYAQRVGAGAPVYLAAVLEYLTAEILELAGNAARDNKKSRIIPRHLQLAVRNDEELNKLLGGVTIAQGGVLPNIQAVLLPKKTGGTNK, encoded by the coding sequence ATGTCAGGACGAGGAAAAACCAGCGGCAAAGCTCGGGCCAAGGCCAAGTCTCGCTCATCCCGGGCTGGACTGCAGTTCCCGGTCGGTCGTGTTCACAGGCACTTGAGGAAGGGCAACTATGCTCAGCGGGTGGGTGCAGGAGCCCCTGTCTATCTGGCTGCTGTGCTCGAGTATCTGACGGCTGAAATCCTCGAGCTGGCCGGCAACGCAGCCCGGGACAACAAGAAGAGCCGCATCATCCCCAGACATCTGCAGCTGGCCGTCCGCAACGACGAGGAGCTCAACAAGCTGCTGGGAGGGGTGACCATCGCTCAGGGCGGTGTATTGCCCAATATCCAGGCCGTGCTGTTACCCAAGAAAACCGGCGGTACGAACAAGTAA